In the Populus trichocarpa isolate Nisqually-1 chromosome 1, P.trichocarpa_v4.1, whole genome shotgun sequence genome, GAAAGCTGACCGTTTAGATGAAGGTTGCAACGTGTGAGAAAGTCCTCCATTTGGATAGAGACTAATGAGACTTGATGGTATCATAGTCGGACGTTTGCATATAGACTatgtatacatacatatatagttTGCTATTTGGATGAAGATTAATGAGATTTGATGGTATCATAGTCGAAAGATTGGATATAGACTATgtatacaaatataatttattgtttcGACATATAAGAATGAGATTTGATGATAGTTGTATATTTAGACGTAGACTTTGGATACATTTATAGTCTTTTGTTTGGATGAAGACTAATGAAATTTAATGGTATCATAGTTGGATGTTTGGACGTAGACTATAAATACAGATATAGTTTGTTGTTTGGACGGAGACTAATATGATTGATGAGTATCATAGTCAATTACTTGGATAGAGGCTCAAATAATTTCATGCAAATAATGCCTATGTGGTAGggaattaatataaataaattatgctcgtgtgatagaaaaataatattatgcaaACCATGCTTGtaaggcaaagaaaaaaaatttaaatacatgGGAATTTAAAATATGGGAATTAAATGAAATGTAATggtgaaaattattatttaaaaaactgaatGGACCgcaatgatgaaattttaatatgtgATATTTGAATGTATCGTAAAGATAGATTTTAACTTATGATATCTAAATTGTCCATAATAGGAGAATTTATTATGTGATATTTGAATACACCATAAATggacaaaagaaaaataggatatggaaaaaaatatttaaatatgctATAAAAAGGCATAAGAAAGATATTAAGatagaaaaacaattgaatatGCTATAAATGgatataagaaaaatactaaGATGGAAAGATATTGTAATGCGTCATAAATGGGCATGAAGAATAattatgttagaaaaatattgaaacatgCTATAAatagacatgaaaaataattatattgaaaaaatattgaattatgttatatataggcatgagaaatatttgagttgaaaaaataatggaacTTGCCATAAAAAACCACGAGAAATatttaagttgaattttttttttgaaatgtgcTATAAACGAGTCTAAGAAATATTCAAAATGAAATACATAATTGAACATAATTGAAAGTGCTAAAATATGTGTAAGTCAGAAACAGGCTGAAACTATACCAAGTTataaatttttgtataaataagCCATAATGAACATCATAGACCTTagaattgaaattaatattgataaatttagGAAAGCCGAGAAGACAAGAGTGATTAATCTCCTCATTTCTCTACCAAGTTTGTTTACATGATCATTTTAgacccgtttgtttgctggaaagtagtttctttttggaaagtgaattccggcaaagtgaattattttctgatatttggtagtgtaatgaaaaataagttggaaaacactttccagtgtttggttatgtcatgaaaaatgagctggaaaataacttattaatattttatttttctcaagtttattaaaataatgaggaacaaatcttataaattaaaaagtggaatgagaatgaaattgaataaaaaatataatttcataaattatctcaaataaaataaataataatcaaaataatacagatcaaatctaaaaaataaaaaaaataaaagatgaagaaattaaaataataataattaacatttcataaattacttcaaataaaataagtaacaatcaaaagaatgaggaccaaatttgatacataaaaaatttcaataaaaaaatgacaaggaaaaaacaaataacaattataaaaatgaggaccaaagttaaaataaaaattaaattttaagaggtgaaattgaaaaataaatattcaaaacaatatatatatatagcaatcaaaagtttgataaccaaatttgatataattaacaaataatatgatatttctaaatttttcacaactttcaaaaagtgttttccgctcaaatttttcaggaaaacactttcctgaaaaccaagtcaaatttttctttgattgaaaaatattttttttgatcaacttttctaatataataataaataaatacagaaaaatttaaaaataattttctaaaaaataattctgaaaaacaaaaatagcttATTCGATTTTCAATACCGAAGCAGCGTGTAAATGCGGGCGGACACCATAACGGGAGCATAACTTGTCCCTCAGAAATGGGATAAATCGATTCATTCATTGACTGCATTATCCCTCAGAAAGAGGTTAATTAGTACTGTAATTCTAAATTGACATATTAATCCTGGATATGGACTCGGTATTCCCTGTAGATTAACTGCTTTAAGCCATCCAAATTACATGAAGGCAGCCATTATATGCTGTGATATCAAACTTCTTTGAATTGAAAACAAACCCAACTGGAATTCAAACTCTCAAGcataaattaagaaaaggaaTCAAGAAGAAAATTGGGTGACCCTAGgatcaaaaatataaatcaccGTCTCTGTCCCCATGCAATTATTTCGCAGAGCAAGATCATCAATGCTAGTTCATGGCCAGCGGCAAGAAACTGCATCCTGAAGCCACAACGTTGGCCCCTACAGGTCCTGATCAATGAGGTAATCACCCAACCTCTCAACTATCATGTTACACTGTCCTGGAGTCAATGGCTCATCATAAAGACCAATAACAAGAGCTTGGGAGGTTTTCTTCACAGTGACGCCACCAGAACCCTGAAAATTGAATCATGCATGCAACAACATTAAGATGTGAAATACGAAAATACTTCCCCACATGTTTAACAACATCCAAGAATTTCAATGCGTTAGTTCTCACAGGTCGCCTTCTGCTAACCACAACAAAACCTAATGAGGCCAGCCTTCATCAATTCTAGATTGATAAAAGAAACATACCATGAAAGGTTTTACCATGAAAATGACGTTATATCTGTCTGCCTACCTTGTTGTGCTATCAAagggcaaagaaaaaaacatatcatgcTATTACTAGGTGGTGCCCGTGCCAGCAAACGAAAATGATGCGTCCTACGACAGATCAGGGACACCTAGTTACTGGCTATACTTTTCaataaagcaaaagcaaaaggcTACCTGTCATCCACGTGTCTCTGTTCTCTTGTGTCCACAAGAGGCTTAATGAAGGAGACTGGCTAAGCATGGCCAAAGTAATTAAGGGCTATTCAAAGGTAGTCAGAACGTGAAGTTCTGTTAGATATATTCtcttggtttttatattttaaaagtattttcaaaaagaaatttgaagttttttatttttttatttaaattatttttttatgttttcatattatttaattttaatgtactcatgtaaaaataaattttaaaaaatttaaaaatattatttctatatatttcaaaacaaaaaaacattttataaaacaatctaCAGCTCAGTAACAAATATACTCTTTGGATTATTCATTCATTCAAGGAGTTAAAAGTATTGAATTCCAAGACAGAGAGAGTTAAGAGGAGGGAAAGTTCTCGACAACATCAGTagcagaatatcatcaataaCAGTAGTCTTCAAGGAACGAGTCCTTGAATCAAGAAAATGGCAAGTGAAAAGATCATATGATAAAACAACGACTATACAGGTTACTTGCCCTTACGAAATATTTATACTAGTTATTGTAAACGTTAGATATGATGAAAGATTCAGGGTAAAAGGCTTTTATCCGGGAGCACCAGCATTACCCTTCTTGACATGTGCCAGACAATAATATTCCACAACTTTAAGCATCCTAATAAAGTTGACACCATAGCATGTTCTCCATTAAAATGACTACACAGTTGTGACtgcattataataaattatgctGAATATGGCCCCAGTATAAAACCAAAATCACTGAATTATCTATTGCATGAGAACCAAGGCAAGTAGAAACGAGAAATGATGCAGCACCTTCTTTCCACGGATCACAGCTCCAGGCTCTCCCTGGATCACCATGTACTTTGTGCCACCAAGGTGCAACCCAGTTGGGGCAAGAGATCCAGgttcatcaaaatctttcatGATGGCAGATATCTCCTCAGGCTTAAACTGTAAACAGCCAGCAATGAAATGTTTTGGTCAATGACATgtgaaagaggaaaagaaaaatccagCTGGAGCCATATCAAGCAAGAAAAAGGCattcaaaaacagaagaaacagAGGCGATAAATGCATAAAATTGCACAATCCAAACTGTGTATACAGACCACAAATGATGCTCAAAGaattaataacaaaatgttTTTGCAGGCCAAACCGCTACacagcaaatcaaaacaaaggtTCAAATACATCCTTTAGAAGATGGATATCAAAAGCAAAACGAAGCCCACCAACATCCGATAAATTCTCACACCACTTACCATTTACATCTTATCATGATAAACCACTTCCTAAATCTAACGGTGCGCCTTCGGAATCCTTAAAAGTCAGAGCCGATCACAAGCTAATTGCCAAATGCAGCATTTTACCAACAATCCATCTTTCAACAATTAACCCCAACAAAATCAACATAGAATCCTTCTTAATAttcattaacaagaaaaaacccttcatattttaataattcattgCCGTTTGCGACAAAAAAAtgtcttaaaaaacaaaagcaatccCAAAATCTAAaaccacaagaaaaaaaacatttcttagtCAATAATTCGtaataataaatcaaacacCACATTGAATaactaaatcaaaaaataaaaacatttaaaaacaaggAGGAACTCGTGATTAAAGAACAATAAATCAGATCCAATCGAATCTAAATTATAATAAGATATGGTAattagcaaacaaaaaaaattcagaaaggACCTGGGGGAAGGTGGCGCTCTGGGCCCACACACTGCCATCATGGCCGATAATGGCGGCAGCCGTCAGATGGTTGCCCTCGATTTCGCACATCAGATGATCATCAACGTATGTTTGCCACGACATCTTCGCTCAGAAATCTCTACCGTTGATTTCTTCTTTTAGGTGTTTCCTTTCGAATTTCTCTCGTATTCTTGGCTTCTGTTTTGAAATTCTCTTGTTCATAGAAGAGGTATTTATAGCGCTTTCAAAGCAAGAGAGAGATTATTATAGTGGGCCCCAAAATGAAGGATATGATTGATGATGGTTCTGCCTTAGTAACTGATCGAATCTTCACCGTATATTTCAACATGATTCAATGACTGTCGTTCACATTCTCCTCctcaattgcttttttttaaaaaaaaaaaaaaaactcacacgCGAAAATGACACGTGTGTTAGAATTCTTTTCTAGCCAgggcaaaaaaaaactcacgCGCGAAAATGACCGGCTATCATGCTAGTACTAGTATGCTATTGTTGTGCCACTCAtctcattttcatttatattggCCTTCTGTTTAGTTGTTTGATCTTAATTTTGTCTTCGTGTTTTGAGGAGACTTTGAGCTTCTCTTTAGGTTTTTGAGTTCGATCTCGAGTCttctgttttgtttggtttggtatTTAACGAGGTTTTTGGTTTGGTGTCGTGACTTGCTAGGCTCCCTCATTCTAGGATGTTGATGAACTGGCGAGCTTTGACGTTTAAGCTTGTTGATTTGTCGTATGCTTATATTTGGTGCTTGCAAAGATGATTTATGATGATTTTTGGCCCTGTTATTTAGatcatttttggatttttttccgcttaattttctatttcatttttcttttcttaattttttttttgtcatgccctaacaaacttttttttttccttgttgttttaaggttaaagtaacaaaaatttcTAAGGgatgaattatgtattttattaataataataaatattgcaattaattcaattaaacttaattaaccaacaatataattcAAGTGCTTAAAATAAGAAgtataagaatataaattacaaactCAGTTTTTAATATGATTCAGCAAGTTTATATCCATACCCCAAGCACCAAGCTGGTCTTGAGTATTATATTCTTTACTAATCCAAGCCAAAGATTATAATGTCTTTAATGAATCATCATCAAGCTTTTTTTTCACCACTTAAAGAAATActctcttcaagattttttaccTTGGTGTTGTATGTCACCAATAACCAAGAGTTTTTCACTTCAACTCTTAAAGGATTATAATTGTTTGAAATGTAACAACACTCTCTCAAAGATTAGATAATACAATTAAAGCTTATATCTATATAGCTCACTTAATAACATTTAGAATGTATGAATGTATTTAAGTGTAGTGAGTGAGAATTTATACTATTGtgcaagaatataaaagttttaatGTACAAATATGAGTATGATTTAAGATTGAGaatttgaagttgtttttgctcttaaaatatcttgtatatgatatatatattcaaaatttgtacctaattcttcaattaaacaaGCTATGTATATGATTCTAGCAAGAAGTAGCCATTTATAACCGTTACTGTTCCTCTAACAGTTTAAATGGTCGACCGGTTCCTGTAGATTTCTAGGTGTTTATCCTTGATAAACAAGCGGTCAATCGATCACTTGGTATAGCTAAACGATTGACCGATTTAACTTAAAATCCAGATTTGACAGTTTTAAGCTTGAAGAATCTTAAACGACTAAATGCATATCAATCCTATAATGCATAAAATGTGAAGTAtgtgaattcattttaatttgtgctatcaagtaaaataaaaaaatttacataattaGAACTAAAATGAATTCTTAAGAACTAAGTTTTCACTTGATTTACATCTTGGActtgttgatttatttcttcatttaattatttatgtttattgaTGATCTTCATATAAACATGTTTAGACTTAATATCAACCAAGCATATCATTagcttgtttttctttaattgttatcat is a window encoding:
- the LOC7475105 gene encoding profilin-3 is translated as MSWQTYVDDHLMCEIEGNHLTAAAIIGHDGSVWAQSATFPQFKPEEISAIMKDFDEPGSLAPTGLHLGGTKYMVIQGEPGAVIRGKKGSGGVTVKKTSQALVIGLYDEPLTPGQCNMIVERLGDYLIDQDL